One region of gamma proteobacterium HIMB55 genomic DNA includes:
- a CDS encoding methylase involved in ubiquinone/menaquinone biosynthesis (PFAM: Bacterial regulatory protein, arsR family; Methyltransferase domain), whose translation MNIDALSQCLKAAADPSRLRLLFLCNQGELTVTDLVRITGHSQPRTSRHLKILQDAGLLESFREQHFIFYRVNRRAPYDDILSTLLGSINATDSTIEEDSRRLSVIREARAQLAESYVEDEVPEWLELHRYHGDQQTFREHVTALLEGHNVGHLLDVATGTGRMLGLVGPMAASGYGVDLSKKMVVVARDAIEKAGMTHLSVRQEDMYQMRFAANSFDTVTIDQVLYFADDPAALFQEATRVLKRGGKMLVVAFTQHEGENVEQISVSVDMKSIMAWLVNEDLSVEQIDKIPGESLDISLILATKTG comes from the coding sequence ATGAATATCGATGCGTTATCACAGTGTTTAAAGGCGGCCGCAGATCCCAGTCGGCTTCGCCTGCTGTTCCTTTGCAATCAGGGCGAGCTTACTGTGACAGACCTTGTGCGCATCACGGGCCACAGTCAGCCCAGAACCTCGCGCCACCTAAAAATATTGCAAGACGCAGGACTACTTGAAAGCTTCCGCGAGCAGCACTTCATCTTTTATCGGGTAAATCGCAGAGCGCCGTATGACGATATTCTTAGTACGCTTTTGGGCAGTATCAATGCGACCGACAGCACTATCGAAGAGGACAGCCGCCGACTGTCTGTTATCCGCGAGGCACGCGCGCAGCTCGCAGAGAGCTACGTTGAGGATGAAGTACCGGAGTGGCTTGAACTTCACCGCTATCACGGCGATCAGCAAACGTTTAGAGAGCACGTGACCGCGCTGTTAGAGGGCCACAACGTGGGCCATCTACTCGACGTCGCCACCGGTACTGGGCGAATGCTGGGGTTGGTGGGACCCATGGCTGCGAGCGGCTATGGCGTGGATCTCTCGAAGAAAATGGTGGTCGTCGCAAGAGACGCCATCGAAAAAGCCGGCATGACGCACCTGTCAGTCCGACAGGAAGACATGTACCAAATGCGCTTTGCCGCAAATAGCTTCGATACGGTGACTATTGATCAGGTTCTCTACTTTGCCGATGATCCAGCAGCGCTTTTTCAAGAAGCAACGCGGGTGCTCAAGCGAGGTGGGAAAATGCTCGTAGTCGCCTTCACCCAACACGAAGGTGAAAACGTGGAACAGATCTCCGTCAGCGTTGATATGAAATCGATCATGGCATGGCTAGTGAATGAAGATTTGTCCGTAGAACAAATCGATAAGATCCCAGGTGAGTCACTCGACATCAGCCTGATACTTGCGACTAAAACGGGATAG
- a CDS encoding seryl-tRNA(Sec) selenium transferase (PFAM: L-seryl-tRNA selenium transferase~TIGRFAM: seryl-tRNA(sec) selenium transferase) — MNDDIQAKLRELPSVSVVLDEMADDITQHGHQAVTKAVRAHLSLVREQLQLGAIADVVTDSVLSAVRQALNGLNHSSLVPVFNLTGIVLHSNLGRATLAESAITAMAEVASGASTLEYDIAEGKRGDRDSHIEAILCELTGAEAATVVNNNAAAVLLTLNTLALNKSVPVSRGELVEIGGSFRVPDIMSRSGCRLVEVGTTNRTHLADYADAIDADTALLMRVHTSNYRIEGFTKAVPESELAHLAAQHEIPFIVDMGCGNLIDVKKLGLPHEATAQDTLRNGADLVLFSGDKLLGGPQAGIIAGKKSLVAQIKKNPIKRALRLDKVTLAALEATLQLYRNPEALISQLPTLRLLTRSEADIQLQAERLCDPVTSALDKNFSVEVARVSSQIGSGSFPVEVLPSAGLSIASKNGEDAELRALDRRLHELPKPIIGRISNGALILDLRCLESDHEPQFLEQFKDLTL, encoded by the coding sequence GTGAACGACGACATACAAGCAAAGCTGAGGGAACTCCCCTCAGTCAGCGTCGTACTCGATGAGATGGCTGATGATATCACTCAGCACGGGCACCAAGCTGTCACCAAGGCAGTGCGGGCTCACCTGTCGCTCGTTCGAGAACAACTACAGCTAGGAGCGATAGCGGACGTGGTCACAGACAGCGTTCTGTCTGCGGTTCGGCAAGCGCTCAACGGCTTAAATCATTCCTCGCTTGTCCCCGTATTCAACCTCACGGGAATCGTCCTTCACAGCAACTTGGGTCGAGCCACGCTCGCTGAATCAGCGATCACTGCAATGGCCGAAGTCGCGTCGGGTGCATCTACCCTCGAATACGACATCGCCGAGGGCAAACGTGGCGACCGGGACAGTCACATTGAAGCCATCCTATGCGAACTCACGGGGGCAGAAGCCGCTACCGTGGTAAACAACAACGCCGCTGCCGTTTTGCTTACGTTAAATACACTCGCGTTGAACAAATCTGTGCCCGTTTCGCGCGGTGAGCTGGTGGAAATTGGTGGTTCATTTCGTGTTCCCGACATAATGAGCCGCTCAGGCTGTCGACTCGTTGAAGTGGGTACAACAAACCGCACGCATTTGGCCGATTATGCAGACGCTATAGACGCCGATACTGCGTTACTGATGCGCGTACATACCAGCAACTACCGCATCGAAGGCTTCACCAAAGCGGTGCCTGAAAGCGAGCTCGCTCATTTGGCTGCGCAGCATGAAATCCCATTTATCGTTGATATGGGGTGCGGCAACTTGATCGACGTAAAAAAGCTTGGGCTGCCCCATGAAGCCACCGCCCAAGACACCCTGCGCAACGGCGCCGATCTCGTCTTATTCAGTGGCGACAAGTTACTCGGCGGTCCTCAGGCCGGCATTATTGCAGGTAAGAAATCGCTGGTTGCGCAAATCAAGAAGAACCCCATCAAGCGTGCTTTACGGCTAGACAAAGTGACGCTGGCGGCGTTGGAAGCAACACTACAGCTTTATCGCAATCCCGAGGCCCTCATCTCCCAACTACCAACACTTCGATTGCTCACGCGCAGCGAAGCCGATATTCAGCTTCAGGCCGAGCGATTATGTGATCCCGTAACGAGTGCATTGGACAAGAACTTCTCCGTAGAGGTTGCCCGCGTTTCAAGCCAAATAGGCAGTGGCTCCTTCCCTGTCGAGGTACTCCCCAGTGCAGGACTCTCGATCGCATCCAAAAATGGCGAAGACGCTGAACTGCGCGCGCTCGATCGGCGCCTGCATGAGCTACCCAAGCCCATCATCGGGCGAATCAGCAACGGCGCGTTGATACTGGACCTTAGGTGCCTGGAGTCAGACCACGAACCTCAATTCCTCGAGCAGTTTAAAGATCTCACGCTGTGA
- a CDS encoding Na+/panthothenate symporter (PFAM: Sodium:solute symporter family~TIGRFAM: transporter, SSS family), translated as MSWFVEHWIASSVLAAYVAALFYNAYLGNKAATGMGGYYVGNREMGGAVVGISFFATFASTNTFIGHAGKGYEYGVAWFTLAVLLVVFAWVSWRWIGPPLRRFAAEWDALTIPDYIKGRILNNEASADRHPVLLLSASVIVFASLLYLLAIFKGAGHLFQIFLGVPYEVAVGVTLVVVVLYTSIGGFVSVVRTDAIQGVFMLLGAMTIFYFVTKAAGGIGAVTKLVDMPTKQHLFDLNGAMPFAVVLGVSLSGALKLIVDPRQLSRFYGLKNDAEVKRGMWIAIAGLTLILVCMFPIGIYAHLILDNVADTDLIVPTLVNDATIFPFWVTDLLIVSIVSAAMSSMDSVLLVASSTLYKNLIAPFKKVENEVRLSRVAVIGFACLAAFLALNPPGDIVGITIFSGSLYAVCFFPPVVFGLYGRVASASRVFVAMLFGIATLIAWIGLGLSSLLHEVFPGLVVSTAIYLAFSKRVDDQPVSEAHERLVT; from the coding sequence ATGAGTTGGTTTGTCGAGCACTGGATTGCAAGTAGCGTCCTAGCGGCCTATGTCGCTGCGCTGTTTTATAACGCCTACCTGGGTAACAAAGCCGCCACGGGCATGGGCGGCTACTACGTAGGGAATCGAGAAATGGGCGGCGCAGTTGTCGGCATCTCCTTCTTCGCAACCTTTGCTTCTACCAACACGTTTATTGGTCACGCAGGCAAAGGCTATGAGTATGGCGTCGCTTGGTTCACCCTTGCCGTACTTTTGGTTGTCTTCGCTTGGGTCTCCTGGCGATGGATAGGACCACCCCTCAGACGCTTCGCAGCTGAGTGGGATGCGCTAACCATCCCTGACTACATCAAAGGCCGCATCTTGAATAACGAAGCGTCCGCCGACCGGCATCCGGTGCTTCTATTGTCGGCCTCGGTCATTGTCTTTGCGAGCCTCTTGTATCTCCTCGCTATCTTTAAGGGCGCAGGTCACCTCTTTCAGATTTTCCTCGGTGTGCCTTATGAAGTTGCGGTTGGCGTAACGCTGGTCGTAGTTGTTCTCTACACCTCAATTGGTGGCTTTGTTTCCGTTGTAAGAACTGACGCTATCCAAGGTGTATTCATGCTACTCGGTGCCATGACCATCTTCTATTTCGTGACGAAAGCCGCTGGCGGCATAGGTGCCGTCACAAAACTGGTGGATATGCCGACCAAACAGCACCTTTTTGATCTTAATGGCGCAATGCCGTTCGCCGTTGTGTTGGGTGTTTCGCTTTCCGGTGCGCTCAAGCTGATCGTTGATCCTCGCCAGCTGTCGCGCTTCTATGGCTTAAAAAACGATGCGGAAGTAAAGCGCGGCATGTGGATCGCGATAGCGGGCTTAACACTGATTCTTGTCTGCATGTTCCCCATCGGGATTTACGCGCACTTGATTTTAGATAACGTGGCGGACACAGACCTGATCGTGCCCACATTGGTCAATGACGCGACCATTTTTCCATTTTGGGTAACCGATCTACTCATCGTATCCATCGTGTCTGCGGCGATGTCGTCGATGGATAGTGTCCTTCTCGTCGCCTCTTCGACGCTGTACAAAAACCTCATCGCCCCGTTCAAAAAGGTGGAGAACGAGGTGCGTTTATCCCGCGTTGCAGTGATTGGTTTCGCTTGCCTAGCTGCCTTTCTCGCGCTCAATCCTCCTGGCGATATCGTCGGTATCACCATTTTCTCCGGCAGCCTTTACGCAGTCTGCTTTTTCCCGCCTGTCGTCTTTGGCCTTTACGGCAGAGTCGCGTCTGCTTCACGCGTCTTTGTCGCTATGCTCTTTGGTATAGCAACACTCATCGCGTGGATTGGACTTGGGCTGAGCAGCCTACTCCACGAAGTATTCCCTGGTTTGGTCGTATCTACCGCTATTTACCTCGCGTTTTCTAAGCGTGTGGACGATCAGCCAGTGAGTGAAGCGCACGAGCGCCTCGTCACTTAA
- a CDS encoding glutathione S-transferase (PFAM: Glutathione S-transferase, N-terminal domain; Glutathione S-transferase, C-terminal domain), giving the protein MLKLHFAPNSRAGRILWLLEELELPYELNAMSFHPKDLKSDEHRDRHPLGRVPVLEDGDVSIYESGAIVEYILARHKDGGLKPAPESNMFPEFLQWFHYCEGMVMPPMNTIVVHTILLPEDRRDPVVLGQAQRLLNNALKPVNEALEGREYLIGDFSAADIMLGHACFMSNRMGCVSEDMPNVKAYVERITQRPCFQTAINMK; this is encoded by the coding sequence ATGCTTAAACTCCATTTCGCTCCTAACTCACGCGCCGGCCGTATTCTCTGGCTGCTTGAAGAACTTGAGTTGCCTTACGAGCTCAACGCGATGTCGTTTCATCCGAAAGATCTGAAGTCAGACGAGCACCGTGATCGCCATCCGCTAGGGCGGGTGCCTGTACTCGAGGACGGTGACGTTTCGATTTACGAGTCGGGTGCAATCGTTGAGTACATCCTTGCACGCCACAAAGATGGTGGTTTGAAACCTGCACCAGAGAGCAACATGTTCCCTGAGTTTCTACAGTGGTTCCACTACTGTGAGGGTATGGTGATGCCCCCCATGAACACCATCGTTGTTCACACTATTCTTCTTCCAGAGGATCGTCGAGATCCGGTTGTTCTCGGTCAGGCGCAGCGCTTGCTAAATAATGCGCTAAAGCCGGTCAACGAGGCTCTGGAGGGCCGTGAGTACCTAATAGGAGACTTCTCTGCAGCGGACATCATGTTGGGGCACGCGTGCTTTATGAGTAATCGCATGGGCTGTGTCTCTGAGGATATGCCTAATGTGAAGGCCTACGTTGAGCGCATTACTCAGCGGCCGTGTTTCCAAACTGCAATCAATATGAAATAA
- a CDS encoding prolyl oligopeptidase (PFAM: Prolyl oligopeptidase, N-terminal beta-propeller domain; Prolyl oligopeptidase family), which produces MKKFVFCLFLVLNFSGCGGESAVDDKIAGTSPINLAETRRGDHVDTYFGVEVSDPYRWLEDDLSEETAAWIGDQNNVTRDYLADIAIRDDVKETVARLINFEREGAPFVAGDNRYVYRNSGLQNQSILYRVADDGSETVFLDPNGFSDDGTVSMSGVSFTEDGTKVAYQLSIGGSDWRSIVVRDVASGDVVETPLEDVKFSGISWLGTEGFFYSSYDKPDGSELSAKTDQHKLYFHKIGTPQSDDQLVFGGTTEQKHRYVGADVGGDDRYLLISAANSTSGNKLFVKDLSFETSELITIFADEGADTFLLESDGETLLMGTNHEAPKGRVIAIDPQNPDEANWRDIIPESDVVLTARTGAGYIFAEYMIDAISQVKQFDLKGNLVRDIELPDLGTASGFSGKKDQEEIYFTFTNYRIAPAIFSLDPESGEVTLYRASKSPFDGNRYKTEQVFYTSKDGTRIPMIITYGKDTVLDGSTPTILYAYGGFNISIRPRFSSTVAAWLEMGGMYAVPNIRGGGEYGKAWHIAGTKLQKQNVFDDFIAAAEFLIDEGYTSKERLAVSGRSNGGLLVGAVTTQRPDLFQVSLPGVGVLDMLRYHTFTAGAGWAYDYGTADESKEMFEYLLGYSPVHNTKPGTAYPATLITTAERDDRVVPAHSFKFAAQMQYDHTGDAPVLIRIDSDAGHGAGTPTDKIIDQYADIYSFTLKNMGVETIRDSGASL; this is translated from the coding sequence ATGAAAAAATTCGTATTTTGTCTATTCCTCGTTCTTAATTTCTCCGGTTGCGGCGGTGAGTCGGCGGTCGATGACAAGATTGCGGGGACTTCTCCTATCAACCTAGCCGAAACACGGAGAGGTGATCACGTTGATACGTATTTCGGCGTCGAGGTTTCAGACCCCTATCGATGGTTGGAAGATGATTTAAGCGAAGAGACTGCAGCGTGGATTGGTGATCAAAATAACGTAACGCGGGACTATTTAGCCGATATCGCGATTCGAGATGACGTCAAAGAAACCGTCGCACGATTGATCAATTTTGAGCGCGAGGGTGCGCCCTTCGTTGCGGGTGATAATCGCTACGTCTACCGAAATTCTGGCTTACAAAACCAGAGCATTCTTTATCGCGTTGCCGATGATGGCAGCGAGACCGTATTCCTAGACCCTAACGGGTTTAGCGACGACGGCACCGTGAGTATGTCGGGCGTGAGCTTTACCGAAGACGGCACCAAGGTTGCTTACCAGCTCTCTATTGGCGGCAGCGACTGGCGCTCTATTGTTGTGCGCGACGTTGCGAGCGGTGATGTCGTTGAAACGCCACTCGAGGACGTGAAATTCTCAGGCATATCGTGGTTAGGGACCGAAGGCTTCTTCTACTCAAGCTACGACAAGCCCGATGGCAGTGAGCTCTCTGCCAAGACCGATCAACACAAACTCTACTTCCACAAAATCGGAACGCCACAAAGCGATGATCAATTGGTCTTTGGTGGCACCACCGAGCAAAAGCACCGTTATGTGGGTGCAGATGTTGGCGGTGATGACCGTTACTTACTGATCAGCGCCGCTAATTCCACTTCGGGTAATAAGCTCTTCGTTAAAGATCTCTCCTTTGAGACCAGCGAACTCATTACGATCTTTGCTGATGAAGGGGCTGATACGTTCTTACTTGAGAGCGATGGCGAAACCCTGCTTATGGGAACTAATCATGAGGCCCCAAAGGGTCGTGTCATCGCGATAGACCCACAAAATCCAGACGAAGCTAACTGGCGTGACATCATTCCAGAGTCCGACGTTGTTCTTACCGCGCGCACGGGTGCTGGCTATATTTTTGCTGAGTACATGATTGACGCTATCAGTCAGGTCAAGCAATTCGACTTGAAGGGTAATCTCGTTCGAGATATCGAATTGCCGGATTTGGGCACAGCATCAGGCTTTTCCGGTAAGAAGGATCAGGAGGAGATCTACTTTACCTTCACCAACTATCGTATTGCGCCAGCCATTTTCTCACTGGATCCCGAGTCCGGTGAGGTCACGCTGTACCGTGCGTCCAAATCACCGTTCGATGGCAACCGCTACAAAACAGAGCAGGTGTTCTACACATCAAAAGACGGCACGCGAATTCCCATGATCATCACCTATGGGAAGGACACGGTGCTAGACGGTTCGACACCTACCATCTTGTACGCCTATGGCGGCTTCAACATCAGTATCCGTCCGCGCTTCAGTAGCACCGTCGCTGCTTGGCTTGAAATGGGCGGCATGTACGCCGTGCCCAACATCCGCGGTGGTGGCGAGTACGGAAAAGCTTGGCACATTGCTGGCACCAAGTTGCAAAAGCAGAACGTCTTCGACGACTTTATTGCAGCAGCCGAATTTCTCATCGACGAGGGCTACACGAGTAAAGAGCGGCTTGCGGTGAGCGGCCGATCCAACGGTGGTCTCTTGGTGGGTGCCGTGACAACACAACGTCCCGATCTCTTCCAAGTGTCACTGCCAGGTGTAGGCGTACTCGATATGCTGCGCTATCACACCTTTACCGCAGGCGCGGGCTGGGCCTATGACTACGGCACGGCGGATGAAAGTAAGGAAATGTTCGAGTACTTGCTTGGCTATTCGCCCGTGCACAACACCAAACCGGGCACTGCCTACCCCGCCACCCTGATCACAACCGCTGAGCGTGATGATCGGGTTGTACCTGCGCACTCATTCAAGTTCGCGGCTCAAATGCAATACGATCACACCGGTGATGCGCCAGTATTGATCCGTATTGATAGTGATGCTGGACACGGTGCGGGAACACCGACCGATAAAATCATCGATCAGTACGCCGACATCTACAGTTTTACTTTGAAGAACATGGGCGTTGAGACCATTCGAGATTCGGGGGCGTCGCTTTGA